The segment ACTATAGGTCGCCGGATGGATTCGCCCAGCATTAGCTTGAGGAGGGCGATCGCAGTCGCGTTGTCAGCTACTTTGAGAAATGTACTAGCAAAGAGAGTGAGTGCATCTGGAGGTGTTAGTGTCATCATCTCTTCGCTGTGGGTAAGCAATTGCAGCATGGGTATGCGCTGCTCAACCACTTGGCGAAACAGGTCGCTTTTGTCCTTGAAGTAGTGGTAGATTAGACCGGGCGAACCAACCCCAGACGCAACGGCAATATCTTTGTTGGTCGCCTTCTCAAAGCCTTTGCTAGAAAAGACTTCTAAGGCTCCGTCAATAATTTGCTGTCGCCGACTCTCGTAGTCTTGTTCGTCCCTTGGTGGCATGGTTGCAGTTCGTTGATTGACTGATTAATCAAATTGTAAGTCGTAGAGCGATCGCTTGCTTCATGTTTTAGATACAAAATCAACCATAATGTCAAAGTACGATGGGATCGGGCTAAAGCGCTTCACCCATCTGCATCGCCTGAATGGGTGATTCTGAAACATCGCAGCTGTTGAAATATCGTGGCTCAGGTTATTCTCGAAAACGTCTACAAAAGCTTTTGGGCGCGTAAAGGGGAACGGGCGATCGCACCCGTAATGGGACAACCCTTGATATCATCATCGGTTGATGAACCAACCCCGCAATCGGGCAGTGTGAATATTTTGCGTCGCATCACCTTAACCGTCCAAGATGGCGAGTTTATGGTATTGGTGGGGCCATCGGGTTGTGGCAAAAGTACGCTTTTGCGCGTAATTGCTGGGTTGGAAGAATTGACTGGAGGGAATATTTGGG is part of the Microcoleus sp. FACHB-831 genome and harbors:
- a CDS encoding TetR/AcrR family transcriptional regulator; the protein is MPPRDEQDYESRRQQIIDGALEVFSSKGFEKATNKDIAVASGVGSPGLIYHYFKDKSDLFRQVVEQRIPMLQLLTHSEEMMTLTPPDALTLFASTFLKVADNATAIALLKLMLGESIRRPIVAEMLNTIGPGRGFAFLTCYLEKQMDAGVMHRMDAGAAARCFIGPLIAFLLTREVFPQPDSQRLSKETMVKTLVEVFLRGMEIPNPQTN